From Rhopalosiphum padi isolate XX-2018 chromosome 2, ASM2088224v1, whole genome shotgun sequence:
tttttgatatattaacaTCATTACTAGCTATTTATCTTCTTAATCACTAATTTATTGACTTGaatcacggactaagatatactTTACTATCTTAGTCCATgacttgaatataattttataagataacaTTAAATATCTTGCTATGGTTATGTCTTGAATCTTGATTGTAATGTTTACAAGTATTAGAATTATGCTAAAACTCTAGTAGTttgtaatttcaataaattctaaaacattttaatgagaataataaatttatatattttaataaatacttataactgaATTACctagtatgaaataataataaattttaaatgagtcAAAGTTTGGAAgaacaaattgatttttaatttatttatggttttttcatTCTATTCCAGAAATATTACTTGTATAATTAGTTACTTCTTGGTTaaatataatgtcatattattagaTTGAGAATTACAAatatagaaagaaaaaataattaagaattaaggacatttaatatttttgacaaaaagtTTGTACTGAAAGTATAAGTTAATCTTGAATGATGATATTCTAGTGTTTTGAAATTCAGAATAAATAAAAGTGCAGAGTAAGAATGTGGTTCTGATTTTCTGAGTATTTAGGTTTCTGGGTTTTAGGTATAAgagaaagtaaaaatattagatagatCAAAGGAATACTTAGGAATAGTTTGATTAAAACTAGTTTTCCAACATCTTGGAAAATAACGGAGGTGAGTGATAAGTTAATCAGGTACAATAAAGGAAAGGAAATAACAAATTTACAGTTTCTTCAAAATGTGTTGTGTATTAGATGAGGACCAGAATTGTATTGTCTTATTGAGGATActatacaattttgtatttctTGTTGTAACATGAAAAGTAAGTACAATGGTCAAATCTTATTGTTACATCAAATGCAAtgcaaaaatatacctataatcgaaaaaaatagttttttgaaaCTTATTGGAGCTACCAtggtttttaattgtaattcaatttaaaaatgtttaatataatttttaatgaaagaagtgcaaattattttttaaacatttatgttttgtgttttaagaaaataaatatagttattgaaGTATATTTGTCCCACAAAAAAAGATTAGTATTTGAtgaaatttatgataaattcaaacacaatataattatataattaaaagtttctAACTATATTTAGCTATATGTTAAAGGTAGTTATAACATTACTTTTAATATCCAGttgaatttaaagatatttttaaatctatatccTGTTTATAAGACATAAAATTATGACTATTTATAAActttgaattcatttttataagctttatttgcatcatagtttatttttactttatgatGTAAGACATGGCAATGAGACATCGTTtatgttttcataataatttagctGATTGTGGACACacatttttacaacattaatttcaattataactTCATGACagctgtataatttattgttatcaatatcAGGATTGTTTGAATTTGCAAAAAACAAAAAGTCATGACCATATATTACCAACAATGAACAAGTAAAaacaattagaaaataaaaaattttatccttttcttatattgaattttcacttgatttttagttatatacttTACAGTTAATTTTGTtagctaataatttatttaggtgatataatttttctaacattctacataatatgtacattattataaattaaaattgcttaCATGAGTAATTTATcaaattgacaaaattatatttcaattacctTTAATTCAATAGTTGACCACACGTCTAAGTCctaaacatattaatacattatacacaattaaaatttatttaaaataccaatagcatttatttatttgaatttttggtgtttattttgtcaataatatatttaagtatgtataaagtaaaaaattattaaatttgggattttagaattttattttaacgttataaaaatatttttttttttttttaggatattCCTGAAGATGATACAGCAAGTGGTGATTCACTAAATGATCACTTCATGCCATATGATTCAAGGCTAGAAGATTATGAAGCTTTGAGAAAGGGATATGAAGATTTGCGTACCACACATTCAGCAGCTGTTGATAAAATGGACATGATGAAAGATGAAattaaccaattaaaaaaacaatgtaatgaattatttaaagaacGGGATATAGCTTTCCGAGAAAGAGATGGTTTAAAACAACAGTGTACAGCTGCTATACGCCAATGGGATTTAACACTTCGAGAACGTAATGATCTTCAAGAAGCTATACAAAAAGTTCAACAACAACATGAAGAAGCAGTCCAAGAAATGAAAGCTGCTGTTGCTTATAGTGTAAAAAGTAGTAAGGAGCTTAAAGATTTGAATAAAGCTCATGATGCTGCTGTTAAAGAATATAGACTTATTATGAGTGAGCGAGATAGTGTTCATAATGAACTTGAAAAACTTTCTGAAGATTTATCTCAagcatacaataaaaataaatcattggaaaatgaaataaaatcttgtagggatgaaaaaaaaactctacAATTACACATTGAATCATTAAAACGTGAAATATCATCAGCATTACACGACCGTGATAAAGCACTTAAAGAATGCAATGACTATCAAGAAAGATTTGGAGAGATAACAGCCAAAAATGAATCTCAGAGAGAATTTAAGAGTCATTTAGATTATGGTTTTAGTAGAGAAAGAGAAAATCGGAATGATTCACGAGAACAAGTAGCTtctttagatttatttaacTCTTGTCAAAAAGAACGTATGGATAATCTTGATCAGGCTAACCAAGAAATTGAACGTTTACGAAAATTAGCAGATAAATATCGTAATGAATTAGATGAGTCTTTAGAAGAAGCAGAAGTATCTAAAAGACGCCGTGATTGGGCTTTTAGTGAACgagataaaattgtattagaaCGTGAAAGTATACGAACTCTCTGTGATAGTTTAAGAAAACAGCGCGATGATGCTGTGAGTAAGTTGGCCCGTGCTATGAGAGACTGTGATGatataatgaaacaaaaaagTGATACAGCTAAAGAACTCAATGATtttaagtatgataataatagtttataatatatattttttttatatacaattaatatgttttcTTACTTTATAGGGAAAAAATGGAAGCTCAATTGGAAAAAGAAGCTCGTTTATTACAATTACAGGCTACTGGTCGTTACAGTCAAGATTCTGCAATAGATACTGACCTTCAAGATTGGGatactgaaatattaaatattgatttagttagtattatttaaaatattaaacaatttatattttaatttaaatgtatatattttcaggGTGTTTTAGGAACAAATGAAGATTTAGGAATTGATTTACTTGGGGGAAGAGATGATCCTTTGTATCCCAATGATAATGCGATCTATATATCATCTGTCAATAAAGGAAGCGTGGCGGCAAGAAAATTAaggttgaatatattatattttaaaaatctatttgtaaatactattattatatagtctgtatatactatattatatatatatatataatatccaatctatataattttttgtatctaaaaaaataactcaTTAGTTAAAAGGATGTCAGTacactatttgttttctctgacCCACttgctatttaaaatgttactataataatcttaactttaaattttttatgataagtcaattcacttttattaatatttttttccctaACAACATAAGATAAGTTTTTGTGAATGCATATTCGCTATGTTATATGTGAGTCTGggagagaaataaaataatgtgatgGCTTTGTctgaatagttttatttaattattttataaatttaaatgataacatacaatattaattttttattattatttgataatattaaaatacgtgcATTTTTTTTCTAGAGTCAATGATTGTATATTAAGAGTGAATAGCCTTGATTGTACATCAATTAGTAAGCGATTAGTTTTAGAGACTATGAGATCATTAAGCAGCGCTACTCTGGTTGTTAGACGAAGAAAACCTGCTTCTCCATCTAGAAGTCTTTTTACAACTCAACttcaagtaaataattatgatcatgGAATTTCATTGGAAACtggtatatacattaataaaataacacctGGATCTCTGGCTGCTAAAGATGGAAATTTAGATGTTGGAGATAGAGTATTAAGTGTAAGAAGAATGTAGAtgtaaatgaaaacaaataatttatttgaatattgttatttctGTTTTGTTTTTAGATTAACAACACTAcagtagataatataaaacattcaagAGAAGCGATGTTATTATTGCATGAGCCTGGTgatgtattaactattacaaCTATGAAATCAACATATTGTGCTGGAAATTGTGGTTCCGGACCAAATCGtgatatatacaaaaaatatactaatagtaCAACACAAACAGACAAATCTAGTTATTCGAGGTATCAAGAATCTTATCAAAAACCTCAATATGTTCAATCAAGAAGAGTAATGCTTGATGTACCAGAAAAACCTCATAGAAATCCTTCACCTGTTAATAATTCTATCTCTGAACGAGATCAAGAAGATGCTATTGCTGAATTAGATTCTGTAATTGATGCTTTTAGACCACATCCTGCACCCCCTACTACTGCTAAACATtctaggtaattattttttcatggtTTAATATACCTttcctatttttaatataatatttactgcttttattatttcattctcAATTTTTCTCAACATTCAtagattttcttatattttgtaGCATCCAGTTTCAGTTTTAAGACTATAGGCATTAGTTCAGTTGTGTAGTTGTGTTATTTCAGTTTTTAGAAATAGGACTATAAgaccataaaattaataatatgccaAAATAAGTAAATCAGTATAGTATGTTAGAGCCAatgcctattaaaaaaaaaatgtttatttcactTGCATatcaacttatttatattaaaaataaacacattatttcaaaacaggcatattttattgactacatctatgaaaactaaaattatttattaatattattttcatagccTTATATCACAAGATACaataaaccaattattattttgattttcttcaTGGACCTTTTAACCAATGATGAatgaaatgcattatttttcatatttgttttattatttgataatcaaAAAAGAGTTGTACAAATTATAACTCACGAGtgcgaaaataaataataatgtatagtattataactatGGTATAAAACTAAAgtatatataacacaattaaaTGAATACTATgataaataccttaaaaattattttatgtaaagccaaaaccaataataacttcttaattatataaaactctTAAATAGATGTTTTGAATTAGTTcattacacaattatattttatatttttttttttttgttattaggaaatagttttattattatataataaatatatcttttataatttttacagtcGGCACAGAAAATCTAAAGAATTAGACAAGAATGGTGGTACTTGGCCAAAAGCTAGAAGTGGTCCTGTAATTGAACATGGAACTGGTACAATACTTCATCCTCGTAAAAATAAGGAACGTTTGCCATTGTCTGTACTTTTAAATAATCCTCCATCTTGGTCTtcacaaaataattcaaaaactgatACTTCATCAATAGATTTCTCTGTCaggtaattatttcattttgttctattttttaaaataagatatattttaaatgatctgtatgttttatttaaatagatctGGTAAAGTTGGTAAAGATGTAAtggattattatgttaaaaagaaaactggtaaatatacaaatagtgATACTGAAAGTAATGCTGGAGATAGCCTTGCACCAAGACCTACATCCCATATGTATGGACCACCATCATCTAATGCTCATCACTTTTTCACTCCACAATACAGTAGATATTCTCAACCATCTCCATCTCATAGTGGGGAAtcaatgttatattgttttgaacCTCCTTACAGTCATGTATctcaagtaaaaaaatatatatatattat
This genomic window contains:
- the LOC132920269 gene encoding disks large homolog 5, which produces MSSNSTIENSKNTDMLTRSYSDRSNDRNRDANSNRERDYDGLKQQCDKAMHELMMLRRQHGETVRRYDQTRKELEYYRGQNQVMINQIEQAAQESSSLRAKLAAEKQILNRSEQDIPEDDTASGDSLNDHFMPYDSRLEDYEALRKGYEDLRTTHSAAVDKMDMMKDEINQLKKQCNELFKERDIAFRERDGLKQQCTAAIRQWDLTLRERNDLQEAIQKVQQQHEEAVQEMKAAVAYSVKSSKELKDLNKAHDAAVKEYRLIMSERDSVHNELEKLSEDLSQAYNKNKSLENEIKSCRDEKKTLQLHIESLKREISSALHDRDKALKECNDYQERFGEITAKNESQREFKSHLDYGFSRERENRNDSREQVASLDLFNSCQKERMDNLDQANQEIERLRKLADKYRNELDESLEEAEVSKRRRDWAFSERDKIVLERESIRTLCDSLRKQRDDAVSKLARAMRDCDDIMKQKSDTAKELNDFKEKMEAQLEKEARLLQLQATGRYSQDSAIDTDLQDWDTEILNIDLGVLGTNEDLGIDLLGGRDDPLYPNDNAIYISSVNKGSVAARKLRVNDCILRVNSLDCTSISKRLVLETMRSLSSATLVVRRRKPASPSRSLFTTQLQVNNYDHGISLETGIYINKITPGSLAAKDGNLDVGDRVLSINNTTVDNIKHSREAMLLLHEPGDVLTITTMKSTYCAGNCGSGPNRDIYKKYTNSTTQTDKSSYSRYQESYQKPQYVQSRRVMLDVPEKPHRNPSPVNNSISERDQEDAIAELDSVIDAFRPHPAPPTTAKHSSRHRKSKELDKNGGTWPKARSGPVIEHGTGTILHPRKNKERLPLSVLLNNPPSWSSQNNSKTDTSSIDFSVRSGKVGKDVMDYYVKKKTGKYTNSDTESNAGDSLAPRPTSHMYGPPSSNAHHFFTPQYSRYSQPSPSHSGESMLYCFEPPYSHVSQFHHSHSPSVDMHYNRHTTRSPHRIMTNIGYRGEDMPESYHGYEVGTFPRKRETPRFRIPSNPSVASKSSGGAVGISTGSIDRSVSSERDSPMPTFRVEVLNPGQIAMPANKRQSLPEYGWASKYLKKPLLRGVGSGPLTGELRWISIEKSVEPLGIQISCVDSGGVFVSTVSEHSVASKVGLQVGDQLLEVCGINMRSATYQLAANVLRQCGNSITMLVQYSPDKYQELEGAESSTSSRSETPTPCNSPTVNRKSTGASVITHGMATLTRRKSDRNTDSRSLRAYEPRYFIMETRKCSNLGISLVGGNAVGIFVHSVNLNSLAYNAGLRTGDRILEYNGTDLREATAEEAAYELAKPAEKVTVLAQYLIDKYNEIKDKPGDSFFIRALFDRTIELSDAGSNSSQLQFRKDDVLYVDNTMYNGVPGNWRAWLVDHNGYKQQVGIIPSKYKVEEELVIRRSGGELEGDARRATRRSFFRRKKHQRSSSKELASFSNINLGWYSSDSGTLHDDAIVIASYQRVIRLNSEPSIRPVMVVGPLADCVTDKLIVDFPDLFMRYIPEAKHCSQASMEKGVADSLYIDYRKKGSVYECVSVSGLKEACSKNCHCIIDIGLTSVERLHRHHIYPIVLLIKFKSTKQVKEAKDSRSSHDKISAKAAKEMYEHALKLESEYRHYISAIIPAGVNVAYMCTQIKAAVDLEQSKTLWVPSPTPL